DNA from Variovorax sp. V213:
AGAAACCAGTCCTTCACTCGGATCAAGGCTGGCAATATCGAATGCCAAAGTATCGGGAGCAACTCGATCGACATGCCGTGGTGCAAAGCATGTCCAGGAAGGGGAACTGTCTCGACTAAACCGAGCAGGTCACCACGAGCAGGCCGAATGCAAGAAGAGGGGCTAAGAGTTTGATGCGCATGAAAAATTGGATGAGTAGTCCGAGCGTTCCGCCAACTGCCTTCGCAATCAGTCTGAAGCCCTTTGAATCAGATCGATTACGAAGGACTACCCGTTGGCCATGATGCCGCTCAGCACCTCATCTTCGTCCATGCCTTCTTGCAGCATGCGGTCATAGACGCGCTGAACGAAGGCACTTGGTCTCCAGCCAACCTGCCGGAGTTCGCGGTAGTCCATCTTCGGCATCAACGGATGATCCAGCACGGGGTTCTGCAGGCCCAGCTTTTCGCGAAGGCAAAACGTCAGCCAGATTTCGATGGGCAGACGGATCCAATGGCAATCTTCAAATTCGTAGAAGTGACGTGCATCACCAACGCGACAGCGATGCGTATGCTGATCCAGCGTGTCCAGGCATACGTCGACCAACTGATTTGCATCTGGAGTACGCCAAAGCGCAAAGAGGGCTTGAGTCACCTCGTCCTTCTTTGCGTCTCCGGTCACTTCGATATCTGGTTGATCGAAGTAGCTGGCAAGGACGCGGAAGACATAGATAAACAGGGGATGGTACAGAGTATCCCTAAATGTCCCCCCCCGATATGCGGCAAGATGCGCTAGCGCCAGCCTCTCTGCCCTCGGCTGCGCATCCAGCACCATACCCAGCGCCGTAAAAGGTATATCGCGTACCGAAAGGTTGTTGAACTTGCGGCCGAATCGCGTGGGATACCAAAGCTCTGTGTGCAAACGGCCAATCTGAGAGAGGTAGTACGCCGCAAATACATCGCCTGCAAGACTCAGATCTGGACTTCCCTCGTTCATCTTGCGCTCAAACGAGAACTCCTCCTCATTGGCATACCCAATTAGCAAGAGGCTGACATCGGCCCCCTCCCATCGAGCAAAGGGCGGATTGACGCTGGGGAGCTTCTGGTGCCTGAACTCCTCAGGAACAGCGATTGCTCCAGTCTCGACGAATTCATTGAGCTTGGCTTCTCGGTTGGCGTCATGCACGGATGTCAACTCACCGTCGCTTCCCTTGCAGGCAGATCGCCAGAATCGTTCCCAACCCTTGTGAACTCCAATGCGTTTTGGTTCGTAGCTCATGGCAATTTCTTGAATTTTCATTTCATCGGGATGACGGTTGCGCTAGCTAAGCCACTGGTGTTTTGCCTTGGGATACTAACGTTGACGACCATTGGCTTTAATTGATAGCCTGCCGCAAGAAGTTGTTGAACGCGGAATGCGTATGCTTGGTCTTGCGCACTAATTGTTTGGTTTGTAATCTTGCCCCCGGCCGCTTCTCTGATCCAGTCTTGAGTCCGCTGCATCAAATTGAGGGTACTCGGATCCGGAAACGCTCCATTGATTGACGACTTGACCTCCGGTGCCCAGATGACCATGTTGGCATCATCGATGCCGAGCAAATCGACACCATGCCCGGAGTTGTTCTGGATGGATCGGAAGGAGAGACCCGTCGAACTCTGCATCAGGTCCAACGCCAGCGCTTCGCCCAATTTTCCGTCATTGCGCGCGAGATTCGACATGCTGACGCGAGTCACGAATGAGGCCTCGTCAATCACCTGGCTCAGATTCAACGGCGCCCTGGCGACAGCCTCTGCCGAACCCATGGCCAGTCCCGTATTGCCCAGCCCGCCGGGAATCACATTGCCAACTTCAATGGCATTGCCGTTCGCGTCGACATAGCGCGTCACGCCGTACTGCCCAAAACCACGCGCCTGCGTCGTCGCACCCGGCCGAGTACCGCCAAGCGTCGGGCTGGTCGGATTGGCAGCGCCTGTGGTGACCTCCGCAACTGCGTTGACCAGATTCAGGCACCTCTGCGGATTGGTTCCGCAATAGCCGACGAGCCCTTCGCCCGCGACCCCAATCCCAACGATCCCGACCTCCGCGGCAAGCACCGTCATCGCCGCGACGCTCACTCCGGTAAACAACAACCGTGCAGACCCTTGCAAATGCTGCTGGTCGCACTGGGTCGGATTGGCCGCGCAAGCGGCAACGATGTCGTAGGCGTCCACGCGCTGCTGCACCAATTGCACGTTCGCATTGAAGTCCGCCCCACCCCAGTAGTATTCGGGGAGCTTGCCGGCGCTCACCAGGGCCTGCTGGTAGACGGAGCCTTGAGCAAACAGAGATCTTCCGAGACCTCGTTGACTGCGCTGCGCGCCACCTCGAGAACACAGGTCGATCCCTATAGGTATGGGGTGAGCTTGGAGAAATCTACGCGGAGATCAAGTTCGGGCTTCGCCGTCACGCGACCCACTCACCCGGCTCTGACGCACGATTGCCGGAAAGCTCGTCGAGGTAAAGACCATCTCGCCTGAGAAAACTAACGACCATGTAGTCGCGTGTCCTCGAAGCGCGGTGTGCGCGCCTCGCCCCAGGTGACGAGCAGGCGCAGCTTGCCGCCTTCCACATGCGGAGCCCACGAGCTGCTGTCGACCAGCAGGTCGACCTGTTCGCCCAGCACGTCCTGCGGCGCCGCAGGACCCCCTTTGTAAGCGATGGCGTTGAACTTCACGCCGGCAGCCTGTGCGAACTGTCCCATGCCCACGTGCGTGGCGCCGCCGATTCCGGCGTGTGCGTAGGTGACGCGCGCGAGCGTCTACTAGAGTACGCGCATGTCCTTCTGCCCATGCGATCTCCTCGCCCGTTCCCTGGCTGTCAGCGCTCTCGCCTTCGGGCTCGCCGTGGCGGCCCATGCACAGCCGACGCCTTTGGACGATGGCGAAACGCTCCCCGCCATCACCGTGGATGCCAGGGGCCGTTCGGAAGCCGCCCAGCAAGTTCCGATCCCGCTGACCTCGATCGATGGCGAGGCCCTCGAGACGCAGCAAAGCTGGCGGCTCGAAGACCTGCAGCAATGGTTGCCGAGTACCAGCATCACCTTCGGCGATCCGCGGCAATCGGCCATCGCGGTGCGCGGCGTCGGCAGGAATCCATCGAACGACGGCCTCGAGGGCAGCACGGGCATCTACCTCGACAACGTCTACCTGGGCCGCGCGGGCATGGCGACATTCGACCTGCTCGACATCGAGCGCGTGGACCTGCTGCGCGGGCCACAAGGCACGCTTTTCGGCAAGAACACGACCGCCGGCGTGCTGGCGTTGCACACGCGTGCGCCGAGCCGCGAGACCGAGCGCAGCCTGCAACTCTCGATCGGGCAGCGCGGCCTTGCGCAGGGGCAAGCCATCTTCTCGGGCGCCTTGTCGGAAGAGACGGCGGGCCGGCTGCTGGTGTACGGCACCCATGAACGCGGCAGCATCGAGAACATCTACGATGGCGGCAGCGTCAACGGAGGCAATCGATCCGGCATTCGCGGCCAATGGCTGCTGCGCCGTGGCGACGCCTTCAGCCTGCGCCTGATCGCCGATGCGCACCGCGAGCGCTCCACCTACGGCACCCGCGTCATCTACTCGCTGGGAAGCGGACCGGCGGCGGCCCGCGCACGGGCCGGCGGCGCCACCGGCATCGTCACCGACCCGCGGCGCTATGCGGTCAATACCGACGGCGTGGAGCGCGTCGATCTCGACCAGGGTGGCGTGTCGGCCGAAGCGATCTGGAAGCTCGGGTCCGGCGCCACCGTCACGTCCATCACCGCCGGCCGCTCATGGAGGTTCGTGCCGACGGCCAACGACAACCTCAATATCCCCGTGCTGATCGACGGCGGCTCCCGCGTGCGCCAGCAGCAGTTCTCGCAGGAGCTGCGCTACGCGGGGCCCACCGGCGGCGTGGTCGACTATGTGGTGGGCGCGTTCTACATGCGCCAGCGCATGCGCAACGAGATATTCACCGTGTTCGGTCCGCGGGCGGACATCGTTCTGCAGGGAACGTCCTTGCCGGTGCTCGCCAACGCGAGCACCGTGAGCTTCGGCGCGCTCGACACGGAGAGCTTCGCGCTCTTCTCCCAGGCCACGTGGCACGCCACGTCCTGGCTCGACCTCACGGCCGGCCTGCGCATCACGCAGGAGCGCAAGGACGGGCGCACCCATCGCGGCGACTCGACCGGTGGTGCCGCTGCCACCGCGTTCCTGCGCAATCGTCCGATCGTGCTTGGTGCCTACGACACAGGCCCGCTGGCCATCCGAAAGACCAGCCCGTCGGCGCTCCTGGGTGCGAGCTACCGGCTGGATGACGACGCGATCGGCTACGCGAGCTTTTCGCACGGCGAGCGGTCGGGCGGGATCAATCTGGCGGGGCCGGGTGCCGCTCCCGGCCCGCTCGGCGCCTCGTCGCTGATCATCGGGCCCGAACGTGTCGACAGCCTGGACGTCGGCGTCAAGAGCAGCCTGTGGAATGATCGCCTGACACTCAACCTGAACGCCTTCTTGGCAGGCGTGCGCGGCTACCAGACGTCGATGTTCGTGCCCGCCGGCGCAGGCGCGGGCAACTACGTCGAGATCCTCACGAACGCGGGCGATCTCCGTAGCCGGGGACTGGAGCTGGATGCCACTGCGCGACCGGCGCGCGGGCTGACCGTGTGGGCCAACGCCGCCTTCAACGATGCACGCTATCGACGCTATGAGGACGCGCCTTGTCCGTCAGAACGCGCGTTCGTGCCGCAGGGGCGCTGCAGCCTGACCGGACGGCAGGTTGCCGGGACGCCGCGCTGGACATTCAACGTGGGCGCCGAATACCGCAGGTCCGTGAGCCCCGCCACCCAGCACTTCGTTTCAGCGGCGTACGCGTGGCGGTCCGCACAGGACGGCACGCTCGACGGGTCGGTCCACTCGCGCATCCCAGCCTATGGCCTGCTGAACCTCGCCACCGGTTGGAAGGTCGCACGGGGCAATGAAATCTGGAGCATTTCGCTCTGGTTGCGCAACGCGCTCGACAAGAAGTATTTCCCGACCGTGGCCGCCACCGCGAACGGTGCCTACGTGGCATCGGTCGGGACGCCGCGCACCCTGGGACTGACAGTCCGGCTGGACTACTGACCTGTTGGATTCCGCCGATCTCCGACCCCAGTACCTGCGCGAACCTGCTGCACGGACAGCCGGAAGGCATTGATGCGGGAACGCCTGTGTGAGGCGCTTTGCCCTTCCCAAGGCCGCAGTCGGTGCGTAGGCCTGTTCCCGTTCCCGCATGCCGTGCGACGGGTCATGTGACTTGTTCGGGCGGCGCAGCCGGAAGCGCGAGGCGGAATGTCGACCCGCTGGTGCCTGTTTCGTGCAGTATCACGTCGCCGCCATGGCGCATCGCGATCTCGCGCGACAGGTGAAGCCCCAGTCCGGTGCCGGCCACTGCGCTCGCCGTTTCGGCACGGAAATATTTCTCGAAGATGCGGGCCTTGTCGGCCATTGCGACTCCCGGTCCGCGGTCGATCACGTCGACCTGCACGATGTCGCCCGTCTGCCGCAGCACGACATGCACCGGTCGCTCCGGCGGCGAGTACTTCAATGCGTTCTGCATCAGGTTCTGCAGCGCGATCTCGAGCAGCGCTCGATCGCCGCGCACCTTGGGCAAGGGTTCGCGCACGTCGATGGACAGGCGCGAAGCGCCGGGAAAGTGGAAGCTCTCGCACAGGCCACGCGCGAGCGCCGCCATGTCAAAGACTTCGAGGCGAAGCATCCGGTTCTCGAGCTGGAGGCGGTCGGCCAGCAGGATGTTCTCGATCAGCATGGTCAGGCGCTGCACGGCGCGCCGGATCCGCTCGGTGCGCTGCTTCACCACCG
Protein-coding regions in this window:
- a CDS encoding TonB-dependent receptor, which gives rise to MSFCPCDLLARSLAVSALAFGLAVAAHAQPTPLDDGETLPAITVDARGRSEAAQQVPIPLTSIDGEALETQQSWRLEDLQQWLPSTSITFGDPRQSAIAVRGVGRNPSNDGLEGSTGIYLDNVYLGRAGMATFDLLDIERVDLLRGPQGTLFGKNTTAGVLALHTRAPSRETERSLQLSIGQRGLAQGQAIFSGALSEETAGRLLVYGTHERGSIENIYDGGSVNGGNRSGIRGQWLLRRGDAFSLRLIADAHRERSTYGTRVIYSLGSGPAAARARAGGATGIVTDPRRYAVNTDGVERVDLDQGGVSAEAIWKLGSGATVTSITAGRSWRFVPTANDNLNIPVLIDGGSRVRQQQFSQELRYAGPTGGVVDYVVGAFYMRQRMRNEIFTVFGPRADIVLQGTSLPVLANASTVSFGALDTESFALFSQATWHATSWLDLTAGLRITQERKDGRTHRGDSTGGAAATAFLRNRPIVLGAYDTGPLAIRKTSPSALLGASYRLDDDAIGYASFSHGERSGGINLAGPGAAPGPLGASSLIIGPERVDSLDVGVKSSLWNDRLTLNLNAFLAGVRGYQTSMFVPAGAGAGNYVEILTNAGDLRSRGLELDATARPARGLTVWANAAFNDARYRRYEDAPCPSERAFVPQGRCSLTGRQVAGTPRWTFNVGAEYRRSVSPATQHFVSAAYAWRSAQDGTLDGSVHSRIPAYGLLNLATGWKVARGNEIWSISLWLRNALDKKYFPTVAATANGAYVASVGTPRTLGLTVRLDY